A single window of Nicotiana tomentosiformis chromosome 1, ASM39032v3, whole genome shotgun sequence DNA harbors:
- the LOC138907043 gene encoding uncharacterized protein — translation MASNGLSLNTPQTFTGEKYQIWSVKMKSYLEAYDLWEVVMEDKLIQPLPANPTLAQIKAHSDEKTQKYKAKTIIQNLVADSIFSKIIACETSKEAWETLKQEYQGSERGRQNQILNLKRDFESLRMQDDETIAKYSDRISLIVNKIRLLGQDFKDDRIVKKFL, via the coding sequence ATGGCAAGCAACGGTCTCTCTTTGAATACCCCACAAACTTTCACTGGTGAAAAGTATCAGATTTGGTCAGTGAAGATGAAATCTTATCTTGAAGCTTATGATCTATGGGAAGTTGTAATGGAAGACAAACTTATACAACCACTTCCTGCAAATCCTACCCTTGCCCAAATCAAAGCTCATTCAGATGAgaaaacccaaaaatacaaagcCAAAACTATAATTCAAAATTTAGTTGCAGATTCAATTTTCTCTAAAATTATTGCATGTGAGACATCAAAAGAGGCTTGGGAAACACTCAAACAGGAGTATCAAGGAAGTGAACGAGGCAGACAAAatcagattttaaatttgaaaagagatTTTGAATCTCTTAGAATGCAAGATGATGAGACCATCGCTAAATATTCTGACCGAATTTCTTTAATTGTCAATAAAATCAGATTACTTGGCCAGGATTTCAAAGATGACAGGATAGTTAAAAAATTCTTGTGA
- the LOC138907042 gene encoding protein MAIN-LIKE 1-like: MWGFLKDRALHPRIVRRLQDTGFYKIMEIGRLQLHWLLITALIEWWRSETHTFHLPIGEATIMLQDVEVMYGLPVDGHPVALPHAMREQTGLQYLDMLQRLTSLQPPKETALVGASRLQLMTVRHHLEALHP; this comes from the coding sequence atgtggggCTTTCTCAAGGACCGCGctctccatccccgtatagtcagaCGCCTCCAGGATACGGGCTTTTATAAGATTATGGAGATCGGCCGGCTGCAGCTCCATTGGTTGttgatcacggccctgatagagTGGTGGAGATcggagacgcacacattccatttgcccattggcgaggccaccatcaTGCTGCAGGACGTGGAGGTCATGTATGGGCTGCCCGTTGATGGACACCCTGTTGCTCTGCCGCATGCCATGAGAGAGCAGACAGGTTTGCAGTACCTGGACATGCTGCAGCGGCTCACCAGTTTACAGCCACCGAAGGAGACTGCACTGGTTGGGGCCAGTCGTCTGCAGTTGATGACTGTCCGACATCATTTGGAGGCATTACACCCCTGA
- the LOC104105432 gene encoding glycerate dehydrogenase — translation MAKPVQIEVWNPNGKYRVVSTKSMPGTRWINLLIEQDCRLEICTEKKTILSVEDILALIGDRCDGVIGQLTEDWGETLFSALSRAGGKAFSNMAVGYNNVDVEAANKYGVAVGNTPGVLTETTAELAASLSLAAARRIVEADEFMRAGKYEGWLPHLFVGNLLKGQTVGVIGAGRIGSAYARMMIEGFKMNLIYYDLYQATRLEKFVTAYGQFLKASGEQPVTWKRAASMEEVLREADVISLHPILDKTTYHLVNKERLAMMKKEAILVNCSRGPVVDEVALVEHLRENPMFRVGLDVFEDEPYMKPGLADMKNAVVVPHIASASKWTREGMATLAALNVLGKIKGYPVWGNPNSVDAFLNENSQPPAACPSIVNSKTLGLPVSKL, via the exons ATGGCAAAGCCAGTTCAAATTGAAGTGTGGAATCCAAATGGGAAATACAGAGTTGTCAGCACAAAATCTATGCCGGGAACTAGATGGATTAATCTTCTAATTGAACAAGATTGTCGTCTcgaa ATATGCACTGAGAAGAAAACTATTCTATCGGTTGAAGACATTCTTGCTCTTATTGGAGATAGGTGCGATGGAGTCATTGGACAG TTGACAGAGGATTGGGGAGAAACACTATTCTCTGCATTAAGCAGGGCTGGAGGGAAAGCTTTCAGTAACATGGCTGTAGGATACAACAATGTTGACGTTGAAGCTGCTAACAAGTACGGTGTTGCTGTTGGAAACACACCT GGAGTACTGACCGAGACTACAGCAGAGTTAGCAGCTTCACTTTCTTTAGCAGCAGCGAGAAGGATTGTGGAGGCAGATGAGTTCATGAGAGCTGGCAAATATGAAGGATGGCTTCCACATTT GTTTGTGGGGAACTTGCTTAAAGGACAAACTGTTGGTGTAATAGGGGCTGGTCGTATTGGATCTGCTTATGCTAGAATGATG ATTGAAGGCTTCAAGATGAACTTGATCTACTACGACCTGTACCAAGCTACTCGTCTAGAAAAATTTGTGACAG CCTATGGTCAGTTCCTTAAAGCCAGTGGTGAACAGCCTGTGACATGGAAAAGAGCTGCATCCATGGAGGAGGTGCTCCGAGAGGCTGATGTG ATAAGTCTACATCCAATCCTTGATAAAACAACGTACCACCTTGTAAACAAAGAACGGCTTGCAATGATGAAGAAG GAAGCAATACTTGTGAACTGTAGTAGGGGGCCTGTGGTTGATGAGGTAGCTCTTGTTGAGCATCTGAGGGAAAATCCCATGTTCCGTgttggccttgatgtctttgag GATGAGCCCTACATGAAACCTGGTCTTGCGGACATGAAGAACGCCGTTGTGGTACCCCACATAGCTTCTGCATCTAAG TGGACTCGTGAGGGAATGGCTACACTAGCTGCTCTGAATGTCCTG GGAAAAATTAAAGGCTACCCAGTTTGGGGTAATCCAAACAGTGTAGATGCATTCTTAAATGAGAATTCTCAACCTCCTGCTGCATGTCCAAGCATTGTTAACTCGAAAACTTTAG GCTTACCTGTTTCAAAGCTGTGA